GATCTCCATGTTATCCCAATCCTTACTTTTCAATACGGGCAACTGCCATTCAGCAATTTGTGCTTTCCAGTGATCCTGTGTTACTTTTACCTGGTGGATAATGAAACCTGGCAGTTCGATGGCGGTCAGGTAGCCTCCATGGCAGGCACCGGTATCGATGCCGTAGGTGTTGTTTACAATACGGGGAAGATCGCCGCTAACGGAATGGCCGTAGATGACAGGTTTCTTGCCTGTATAGTGGTCAGTCCAGTGTGCTTTGACCGGGTTTTCCAGTTCCGTATGCTGATTTGAATATTTCTTTTCCAGGTGTCTTTCGCCTGAAGTTGTTCCACTCAGTATATCCTGTCTCTGTTCATGCAATGGCAGATCATGTTCCATCGCTGCATGTACAATGATGGCTTCATCTGTTTCATAATAATAAGGCAGTGTCATAGCCCAGGCCAGGAATTGGGGATATTCGTTTCCCATCTGTACTTTCACTATTTCCTGTGCGTAATTCAGTACGCCCTGCAGGTGTTTTCGTTCATGGTTACCCATGAGTGTAATTGTATTGGGCCGATCCATGAAGTATTTCCATACTTCTCTTGATTTATTGCCACGGTCTACGAGGTCACCCACTGAGATCAGGAGGTCTTCATCCCGGAGACCGGTTTTTTCCAGTAGGGTCAACAGCTCATGGTAGCAGCCGTGGATATCCCCCACAACTATTGTTCGTTTCATAACACAATATTATTTATGAATAGCGAAGTCTTTCTGCGCATTTGTTATTTTGCAGGATAACTTTTTATGTTAATGAGATTTTTATTTTTTCTATTGTTGGTGTGCACCGGTGGAGCGAAGGCCCAAATCATTGTATCTCACGCATTTGGAGATAGTACTAAGCCGGCAGTGATATTTATGCATGGTGGCCCTGGCAGTAATGCCATTAATTTTGAATCGACTACTGCTGCAAGACTGGCTGTTCAGGGATTTTACGTGATCACTTATGACAGGAGGGGGGAAGGCCGTTCTGTAGATCCGACGGCGAAATATACGTTCCAGCAATCTTACGATGACCTGAACAATATTTATAAGCAATATCAAATTAAAAGCGCCACCCTGATCGGGTTTAGTTTCGGGGGAATTGTAGCCACGGGTTATGCCGATAAATATCCGGAACAGGTAGATGCGTTGGTTCTTGTAAGTGCTCTTGTAAATCTGCAGGAGACCTATCGCACGATTATCGCTTCCTGTAGAAAAATATATGCAGCGAAAAATGATGCGGCCGGTTTAAAAGACCTGGACAATTTAGAAAAACTGGATCGCGCTTCTATTGAATTCAGGAGAGGATGTTTTAAACAGGCTTCAAAAAACGGCTTCTTTGCTACTCCTAACAGGAGCCCGGATGCACAGGCGATTTATCAAAAACTGGATGCAGATACCCTTTACCAGTATTATGCAAATCTGAACAATGATATGCCCAGCAATGAATTCTGGAAACATGAGAAGTATTCTACTATCAATAACCTGCCTGTCATAGAAAAGATTGTAAAAGGGGGAATTCCTGTGTATGCAATGTATGGAAAGGACGATGGATTGTATTCTCCGGAGCAGGTCAACAGCTTAAAGGCTGTGATCGGAACTAATCATATCCTGTATATGAGAGATGCAGCGCATTATTTATACAATGACCAGCAAGTGCATTTCCTTTCAGGTATGCGGGCATTTTTATACTATTAATTACCTTTGCGGATATGGAGATGTCGCAGCGTCAACGGATTTTGTTATGTTACATTGCTGCATGTCTCATTCAGTCATTATCAGATATAAAAAAGCCATCAGAAAAATAAGAAAATGAAAATAGCTACTTATAATGTGAATGGCGTAAATGGCCATCTGGCAGTATTGCTCCGCTGGTTAAAAGAAACCGCCCCTGATGTGGCATGCCTGCAGGAACTGAAAGCCCCACAGGAAAAGTTCCCCGAAGAGGCGATTCTCGAAGCCGGGTACACTGCTATCTGGCATGGGCAAAAGAGTTGGAACGGAGTGGCTATCCTGTCACGCATCGGCAAACCGGAAGAAGTGAGAAGGGCACTACCCGGCGATCCTGAAGATCTGCATAGCCGGTATATAGAAGCTGTGATCAATGGCATCACCATTGCCTGTTTATATTTGCCAAACGGTAACCCGGCTCCGGGTCCAAAGTATGAATATAAATTAGCCTGGTTTAAACGCCTGCATGCACATGCACAGGAATTGATGGCCAGTGGCAAACCTGTCATTATCCTGGGTGATTACAATGTAATCCCTACTGAAAAAGATGTGTACAAACCTGCCAGTTGGGTGAATGATGCGCTTTTTCTGCCGCAGACCCGTGAAGCATTTGAGGAACTGAAGGCACAGGGCTGGACGGACGCTATGCGAAAAATGTATCCTGATGAAACGATCTATACTTTTTATGACTATTTCCGCAATGCCTATGGCAGAAATGCGGGATTAAGGATAGATCATTTTCTGGTAAGTCCGGATATAGAGAAACGATTGATTGCCGGAGGGGTAGATAAGGAAGTGAGAGGATGGGAGAAGACGAGTGATCACTGCCCGGTATGGATTACGATAAAAGACTAGTATTTTTGGCTTATGAATTTGAAATCCTTATTACCTTTTGAGCGTTATACCCTGGTGACTACACTGAAAGAGGAGGAGGTGATGCGGAGACTGGAAGCAAATGTATCGCCTAAAAAAAGTATTTCTCTACTGGTGGTATCCCGTTATGGACCGAAAAAGGATCCGGCTGATAAACCTTATACGGGTGCTATAACTGGACCCTGTTTTGAAATAATGCGGGTGATCAATTATAGGAACTCCTTTCTGCCAATTGTAAAAGGAGAGGTTATTCATTTCCTGGGGAAGACAGAGATAAAAGTAAAGAGCAGTCCGCATATAGCGGTGCTGGTATTTTCGGCCTTCTGGATGTCTGTGGTGTTGCTTATATGTGTGGCCATGTTGCTGGCAGCTATCGGTGATCATTCAGCGAAATTTGATCCGGCAGGATTAACACCATTTGGCATGCTGGTATTCGGCAGTTTATTGTTCACAATTCCTTACAAAATAGAGGCGAAGAAGACAAAGCAATTCCTGTTGGATTTGCTGGATAGTGAAGAAGTAAAAGAAGCATAAAACAAAAATAACATGATAGCCCTTACACCAGCACCTCCTTACTACGCAGTAATTTTTACATCTTTAAGAACTGATGTAGAGGATGGTTACAAAGATACCGCTACCCTGATGGTAGAACTGGCAAAGACGCAACCGGGATACCTGGGCGTAGAATCAGCAAGAGATGGGGTGGGAATTACCGTTTCTTATTGGAAAAGCCTGGAAGCAATCCGTAACTGGAAGCAACAGGCAGATCATATCATTGCGCAGCAACTGGGAAGGGAAAAGTGGTATGCACAGTATAAAACCCGGATTTGCCTGGTAGAAAGAGATTATGGTTTTGAAAAAGAATAATGAATTATTATGAATATTAAATCCGAGTATACGCTAAGTACCCGATTACCTTTTGAAGAAATAATAGAGCGGCTGTCAGATATCAGTGATCCATCTATCCCCGCCAGCAAGGCATTCTGGGGTGTGAAGAACCTGAATGGTAAACCTTTTGGCGGTCGGATAAATGAAGAAGGTTTTGATATCTTCAAAACTTACTACCGGATGAATTTACATTCATCGGTAATGAAGGGGAAATTTGATCGTTACCCGGGCCGGACAGAAATTCACATCACCTCGGAGCTGCCTAAAATGACAATGATTGCATTTGGCCTGGCCGTTGGTATCGTGTTAATTCCGGGTTTGTTCATTCCCTATATGGCAAGCCCTTTCCTCTTTAAGGTTGTAGGATTATTATGGCTGCTATGGGCATTCAATGCTGTAACACGTAAATTTCGTATGGAGAGTATGGCAGTTGAGGAGCTGCTTAAGCACATGCTGGAAGCACAAAGATTAGATGACTAGCCATATAACTATATGAGTGGTGAGGAAGCCTTGATATTAGTACTTAATTTGGTTGTATAAACTATAACTATACTATGAAGGTCTTATTGCTGCTTTCCTACCTGACAGGCTTTTCTTTGTTTTGTACCGCGCAGGCGCCTTTGCCTGCAAAAAACCTGAGTATTTTTGGAAGGGGTATGTATCCCGGAGATGATACCACCTATGCATTGCTGCAGGATGCGGGATTCAATACCGTAATGTTATCCAGCTTTTATATTCATGCAGATGGCGATCTGTATTCCGGCGATGATAGCAAACATCCAATTATTCATGATGGTAAATGGGTAGGGGATACTGCCTATCTGCGCCGTGTAGCCGGCCTGAAAAAAACAGCGAGGATTGAAATCCTGCTGGAAGGCAGGTGGTATAATCAACCACCCAACACTTTCGACTTTATGAGAGATTGGGTAGATGCTACAAAGCAGGTACCGGGTGTGGTGACCGGCACCGGTGAGGAGGGTACCTTGTTTAAGATCTGCAAAGTATTGAAAGAAGTAGTAGGTGCAGATGCATTTTGTATCGATGATGAATCTGTATATGATACTCATTCTGTGATTGAGATGAGCAAAATTGCGGCGCGCTTAAAAATGCACATGACCCTGTGTCCTTTCAGGATAAATGATTTCTGGAAAACGGTGCTGCAAAATACAGATCCGAAAGTGGTAGATGCTATCTACCTGCAATGCTATGACGGAGGAACGAGAGCGAATCCAGGCATCTGGAAAGCGGCCATGGGTGCGGTACAACCGGTATACCCGATCTTTATGTGCAGGGGCTCATTTAGTACCTGCGAAAGTTCACATAATAGTAAGACGGTAGACGAGATAAAGAATGAAATGAGGCGCTTCAAGGTAGATTATCCGCAGATGAGCGGGGCGAGTATCTGGCAGATGGCGGATGTGAAGAATTTTGTGAAGATGAACTGCGCCGTGACAGATCCTGCTTCGGGTTCAGCAAAGACGGTGAAAGAGTTTTTAGCACAGATAAAAGAAAGCCTTTCAACAGGTCTTTAAATTGGCCGGTGACGGCAGGGGAAAATATAGAAGCGGCCGGTTGCGTAAAACAACCGGCCGCTTTAGTTTAGTTCAGGGGGATTCCAAACCAAGTCCATTTCTTCTCATAGAACATCCCTTTCCGCTTTGACTTGCTCTTACCGAAGTAAGTTGTCAGCCATTCCTGCTCCTGCTTCAATCTTGGCATTACCTCATTCACTCCCTTTTGTAACTGCCCAATGCTTGCAGTCATATCCGGATTAGGGTTTTGTATCTGTGAGATCTTCTCCTTTGCTTTATTAAAACGGGTCTCGACACCATCCAGCATCGCCTGAATCTCAGGATCCGTTTTCATTGGTGTAAACTGCTGGTTCCTGTAATTAATATATGCGTTCAGGTCATTAACACCAATGTTATAATCATTCGCCGCACTATTATACAGGTTGACCATCTTATTCAGGCGCTCATTTTCTTTCTCTCTTCTATCATTTTCGAGGTCCACTTTGATGTGTTGAAGCCTGTCGAACGACATTGAATTTTTCACGCCATTCACTTCAATTCTTCTGGCAGCAGCCATTAACTGATCTGTTTTACTCAGCCGCTCATAGGCGATGATGCTATCTTTATAACTGAAGTATGGCTTTGATTTATTCACCTGTACTTTGCCATCATAGAATTCCTGGCTGCTAACAGGATACTCCAGGAACTGCCACATAAAGTCAAATGGCATATGGGATTTAATCAGGTTAGCCGGTATTGTTTTAAAATAGAAGTTATTGATCTTTTTGTAAAACTTACCACCGTTCACATAGCCGGAACCCCAGGTAGGATCGAACATATACCAGGTGCTGTCTACCCGTGTAGCACACCATGCATGGGGAATATAATCGGTAAACCCATTTTGTTTGGTAAAGCCTTCTACTACATAAGATTTAATACCAGCTTTCAGGCAGATGTCATTAAAGAGGTTGGCGTAGTTCTCGCAAATCCCTTTTCTGGTCAATAATGGTTTGTTGATCTTATCAGCGGAGCTTTCATAAAAGTTAATGGCGAACATATTCGGCAGGTCGTAAGCAATATTTGTTGCCACCCAGATAAAAATCCCTCTTACCCTGTCTTTTTCTGCCGGGAAAGTGCTGGTCATATACCGGGCAATTCCATCCGTAGTTTTTGTCATTGAGTCAGGGATGAGGAGTGCCTTTTTATCAATAGTTGCAAATTCGTTCACGGCAGGGGAGGCTTTTTGTGCCTGGGTTCCCAACACTGCCAGCAAGAGCATAAGGATGATAGCGTGTCTCATAATTACAGAAATAGTCGTCAAAGTTATGTTCAATGAGATGAATAAACATATATAATTATCCATTTTATAAACAGGGGGGCCTTCCATAAAACAGATAAATTTCCGGAAAATGGAAAGGAATGGACCGTGTTGGTTTTGTATTTAATTGATTTGCAATAAGTTGGTATCTAGTCTTGGCATTGGCATCCAATTGGCAATATACTATACAGAGAATGAGAGATAATCAAACCTTTTCCAATTGGAACAAACCGGGGTTCTTCCGGACCCTGGGAAATTGTTCCACCAGATGACAAACGACGAAGCTAAAGCCTTACATAATTCATGCTGACTTTTTGGGGGAATGCAAAGAGGAGGGAGCGAGAGCTTCCTCCATCTTTTTTTAATCACCTTTTAAGGCAAGAAAATTTTGCAAAAAGTAAAAACCCTATTATACTTGCGATTAAGAAATAAGTAAATAACAATTAGCTATAATTTTTTATTTATTAATCTCGAATTGGCAATGTCAGCTACTACAACTCAGCATCAGCGCCGCATGACGCGCAGTCCGTATTTATTCGTTCTGTTATTCGTTTTCTTATTCAGCAACCAGCTCCGGGCACAATCTTCTCCGCCATTTACTGCCAGATTGATGAACATTGAGGCCGCAGCCAACACCACATTTAGCTACAACACTAAACTAAAGAATGCTGCTCCCGTATCCCGTGTGTTCCAGCTATTTGCAGGCTTACCGGCCGGATGGAATGCAAGCTTTAAAGTGGATGGTATGTCAGTGACCTCTGTGAATATTGATTCCGGTAAAACCGCTGATATCAATATCGAATTCACGCCTACACTGGATACCAAACCTGGCAAATACAATATCCCGGTAACCGCACTGGTGGGCAGCGATTCCCTGAAACTGCACCTGGAAGCAGTAATTAAAGGCACTTATGGGGTGACCTTATCCACTCCCAGTGGCAAACTGAGTGAAGAGGTGACCGAAGGTAGTACCAGGGAACTACAGCTTGTGATTAAAAACACGGGCACCATTCCTCTGGACAACCTGGAACTGAATGCACAAAATCCTGCGCAATGGCAACTTACTTTTGCTCCTACCAAGATCCTTCACCTGGAAGCAGGTGCAGATACCACGATCATGGCTACTCTGCAGGTGCCGGACAAAACACTGGCCGGCGATTACATGACCAATGTGACTGTAAGGAATAACAACACCAATGCGAAAGCAGATTTTCGCATCACCGTCAGGACTTCTGTATTGACAGGCTGGCTGGGATTGGTCATTATCCTAATCGCCCTGGGCGCTGTTTATTTCCTTATTCGTAAATATGGCAGGCGATAGTACATTATGGAACAAGCAATCATAGAGATACATGGGTTATCCAAAACCTATGGGTCTTTGAAAGCCGTTGATAACCTGAACCTGCGTATTCAGCAGGGAGAGATCTTCGGTCTACTTGGACCTAATGGCGCCGGAAAATCTACGACCATACTAATGCTGCTGGGGCTCACAGAACCCACTGCCGGCACCGCCCGGATCTGCGGATTGGATGCTTCGCGCAATCCCATCCCTGTAAAAAGGAAGGTGGGATATATGCCCGACAACGTTGGTTTTTACAACGAGCTGTCGGCACTGGAAAACCTGAAATACATCGGCCGGCTGAATGGCATTCCGGAACATGAAGTGGAAACTGCGGCAAAGGATATGCTCATTTCTGTAGGGCTGGAAGCAGCCATGCACAAGAAAGCCGGCACTTATTCCCGTGGTATGAAACAAAGACTGGGCCTGGCAGATGTACTACTCAAACGCCCCGAAGTGATCATTCTCGATGAACCTACTTTGGGCATTGATCCTGCAGGGGTACGCGATTTCCTGGAACTGATCCGGCAACTCAACCAGGAGCAGGGTATTACCATTCTCTTATCTTCTCATCACCTGCACCAGGTACAGCAGGTATGTAGCCGTGTAGGCATATTCGTGGGCGGGCAACTGCTCGCCGAAGGAAGTGTGGAAACACTGGCTGCTGACCTCTTCAAAGCAGATCCGCATGTAGTGCAGGTAACGCTGCAAAAAGCTGCTACAGTTTCTGAAAACGAACTGCTGCAATTACCCGGTGTGACGAAAGTCAATGTCGCAGATACAGCTATAGAGATCTCCGGTCATGCAGACATTACGCCCGACATTGTACGCTACTTTGTTCACAAAGGCTGCGATGTAACCGGGGTGCAAAAGCGGACCTATGGTCTGGATGAGATCTATCAACGTTATTTTGAAAATAATATAAAGGAAAACGAGGTTCATAATGAAAAGTCTACTGGCTTATTCCAAAGATCATTCTTTGGCAGGTTCAAAAAGCGTTAGTCCTTTTTGGGTCATGGTAAAGAAGGAGGTGGCAGACCAGATCCATAGCTGGCGCTTCATTATATTGGCCCTCCTGATCCTGCTGACCTGGTTAGGATCGATGTATGTATCGATGTCAAATATCAGGACAGCCATGGAAAATGTACAGGATCACAATACCCTGTATTTTTACCTGAAATTATTAACCATCACAGATCGGTCACTACCTCCGTTTCATGTGTTCATCGGTTTCCTGGGGCCGTTGTTAGGCATCGCTTTAGGCTTTGATGCTATTAACTCTGAGCAGAGCAATGGTACCCTGATCCGGCTGATGGCACAACCGGTGTACAGAGATTCATTGTTGAATGCAAAGTTTACAGGCTCATTGATTGTGATCAGTATCCTGTTCTTTTCTCTGAATATGCTGATGGTAGGAGGTGGAATGCTGCTGACAGGGGTACATATAGAATTCGCTGAGTTTGCAAGGATCCTGTGCTTTGTGGGCCTGAGCATTATTTATGTAGCGTTCTGGCTGAACCTTGCTATTTTACTGTCGGTGAAATTCAGGCAATCAGCTACTTCGGCCTTAACTGCTATTGCCATCTGGTTATTCCTGACCGTGTTTTATCCTATCCTGGTGCAGATTGTCCTAAAAGGGATCTTACCAGATCCGGGCGATTTGAATCCTGATCAATTGGTCATCTATAACCAGATCAGGCATAATTTCCTGGTGGTAATGCCCAGCCAGATGTATACTGATGGTACAACAACATTGCTGATGCCGGTAGTGAGAAGTATGGGGCCCCTGACAATGGAACAGATGGCGATGGCGGTACCAGCACCTTTGCCATTGAGAGAGAGCCTGCTAATTACCTGGCCACAGGTGAGCGGACTCATAGCAGCTACAGTAGCTTGCTTTGCAATATCCTACTGGCTGTTTATGCGCAGGGAAATCCGAACTTAATGATTGGTATTATACAATAAAATAAATGCTTCTGTCCATAGGATGGAAGCATTTATTTTATTGTATATTCACTACTATTCATTTATACCTCTCAAAATTAACCGGCATGAAAAAAAACTTTCTGCTACTTGGCTTGCCCGTGCTCGCACTCCTGCACGGCTGCACAAAGCCGGAATCTGAGCAAAAACTATCAGGTTCATCCACGTTACAAGCTGTCACCGCCGCCAGCACCTCGGTTATCTTCACCAATCCCTTGCCATCGCTCGACAACGGTAGTTACTACGATCCATGGGTGATCAACATCGGCGGGTATTTTTATTATTGTGGCTCCGACGGCGGGCGTTTATGGATCACGAAGTCGGCTACACTGGAAAATCTTTTACAGCAGACAAAGACCTACATTTTCACGCCACCATCAGGCACGATGTACAGCGGCAACCTCTGGGCGCCCGAGCTGCATTACCTGAATGGCCGGTGGTATGTATACTTTGCTGCAGATGACGGTACTAACGCGAACCACCGTATGCACGTACTGGAAGGTGGTACAGATGCAGGCAATCCCCTGAACGGTTCTTACAGCTACAAGACCAGGCTGAGTGCAACTACGGACCGCTGGGCAATAGACGGCCATCCATTTGCTTACAACAGCCAGCTCTATTTTGTATGGTCAGGATGGGAAGGCACATCGAATGTATCCCAGTATCTCTACATCGCGAAGATGAGTAACCCATATACCATCGACGGGGAAAGGGTGGAGATCTCCAGACCTGATTACGACTGGGAAAAGGTGGGTACCCCTACCGTGAACGAAGGGCCAACTTCCCTGATCAGCGGCAACACCGTGAATATTGTTTATTCAGCAAGTGGAAGCTGGACGAATGATTATTGCCTGGGAAGGATCACCTGTACAAACGGCGACCTGCTGTCCAAAGCCTCCTGGACAAAGAATTCAACAGCTGTCTTTTCCAAATTCGGCAATGTATATGGTCCAGGGCATGCTTCTTTTGTAAAGTCACCAGATAACCTGCAGAACTGGATCGTGTACCATGCTGCCAACAGTGATGGTAGTGGATGGGATAGGAGAGTGATGGCTCAGCAGTTTAGCTGGATAGGAGATGTACCTTTCTTTGGCTACCCGATTGAAAAAGGTATTCCTGTACCTGCACCTTCTATTGGCTCCAGCTATGCCATGCCAATTGCAAATGGCACCTACAGGATTAAGTCTAAGGTGACCTCACAATGTGTGGATGTACCGAATGCCGCATCTACAGCAGGTTTACAGATCCAGGAGTATACTGACAATGGTACGAATGCGCAAAAGTGGGTGTTCACCTCACTGGGTAATGGATATTATACCATTACAAGCGTGGCATCTGGTCTGAACCTGGATGATGCAGGCGGTTCTACAGCGGCCGGCAATATCCTGATCCAGTGGACGGATAATGGCAATGTGGCGCAGCACTGGAGAGTGCAGGACATGGGAGGCGGATATTATAAGCTGATCAATCAGCGGAGTTTGCTGGCCCTGAATGTGCCATACAGTAACCAGACACCGGGTACGAAACTGGAGCAGTGGTATGAGAATCAGTATGATGCAGAGTTGTGGCAGATCATTCCGTAAAGTAAATTATGAGGGAAAGCCTGCCGTTTTTGGCAGGTTTTCCTATCTTCGGCCGATGGAAACTAAAGAAAGAGAACGTATAAAGCAAAATATTGAGAAGCACGGTTGCCATTTGATCATGGTCATGGAGGATGATTACCTGCCTGCGTTCGTA
This window of the Chitinophaga sancti genome carries:
- a CDS encoding family 43 glycosylhydrolase, which codes for MKKNFLLLGLPVLALLHGCTKPESEQKLSGSSTLQAVTAASTSVIFTNPLPSLDNGSYYDPWVINIGGYFYYCGSDGGRLWITKSATLENLLQQTKTYIFTPPSGTMYSGNLWAPELHYLNGRWYVYFAADDGTNANHRMHVLEGGTDAGNPLNGSYSYKTRLSATTDRWAIDGHPFAYNSQLYFVWSGWEGTSNVSQYLYIAKMSNPYTIDGERVEISRPDYDWEKVGTPTVNEGPTSLISGNTVNIVYSASGSWTNDYCLGRITCTNGDLLSKASWTKNSTAVFSKFGNVYGPGHASFVKSPDNLQNWIVYHAANSDGSGWDRRVMAQQFSWIGDVPFFGYPIEKGIPVPAPSIGSSYAMPIANGTYRIKSKVTSQCVDVPNAASTAGLQIQEYTDNGTNAQKWVFTSLGNGYYTITSVASGLNLDDAGGSTAAGNILIQWTDNGNVAQHWRVQDMGGGYYKLINQRSLLALNVPYSNQTPGTKLEQWYENQYDAELWQIIP
- a CDS encoding alpha/beta fold hydrolase yields the protein MRFLFFLLLVCTGGAKAQIIVSHAFGDSTKPAVIFMHGGPGSNAINFESTTAARLAVQGFYVITYDRRGEGRSVDPTAKYTFQQSYDDLNNIYKQYQIKSATLIGFSFGGIVATGYADKYPEQVDALVLVSALVNLQETYRTIIASCRKIYAAKNDAAGLKDLDNLEKLDRASIEFRRGCFKQASKNGFFATPNRSPDAQAIYQKLDADTLYQYYANLNNDMPSNEFWKHEKYSTINNLPVIEKIVKGGIPVYAMYGKDDGLYSPEQVNSLKAVIGTNHILYMRDAAHYLYNDQQVHFLSGMRAFLYY
- a CDS encoding ABC transporter permease, whose amino-acid sequence is MKSLLAYSKDHSLAGSKSVSPFWVMVKKEVADQIHSWRFIILALLILLTWLGSMYVSMSNIRTAMENVQDHNTLYFYLKLLTITDRSLPPFHVFIGFLGPLLGIALGFDAINSEQSNGTLIRLMAQPVYRDSLLNAKFTGSLIVISILFFSLNMLMVGGGMLLTGVHIEFAEFARILCFVGLSIIYVAFWLNLAILLSVKFRQSATSALTAIAIWLFLTVFYPILVQIVLKGILPDPGDLNPDQLVIYNQIRHNFLVVMPSQMYTDGTTTLLMPVVRSMGPLTMEQMAMAVPAPLPLRESLLITWPQVSGLIAATVACFAISYWLFMRREIRT
- a CDS encoding transglutaminase domain-containing protein, with the protein product MRHAIILMLLLAVLGTQAQKASPAVNEFATIDKKALLIPDSMTKTTDGIARYMTSTFPAEKDRVRGIFIWVATNIAYDLPNMFAINFYESSADKINKPLLTRKGICENYANLFNDICLKAGIKSYVVEGFTKQNGFTDYIPHAWCATRVDSTWYMFDPTWGSGYVNGGKFYKKINNFYFKTIPANLIKSHMPFDFMWQFLEYPVSSQEFYDGKVQVNKSKPYFSYKDSIIAYERLSKTDQLMAAARRIEVNGVKNSMSFDRLQHIKVDLENDRREKENERLNKMVNLYNSAANDYNIGVNDLNAYINYRNQQFTPMKTDPEIQAMLDGVETRFNKAKEKISQIQNPNPDMTASIGQLQKGVNEVMPRLKQEQEWLTTYFGKSKSKRKGMFYEKKWTWFGIPLN
- a CDS encoding COG1470 family protein, with protein sequence MSATTTQHQRRMTRSPYLFVLLFVFLFSNQLRAQSSPPFTARLMNIEAAANTTFSYNTKLKNAAPVSRVFQLFAGLPAGWNASFKVDGMSVTSVNIDSGKTADINIEFTPTLDTKPGKYNIPVTALVGSDSLKLHLEAVIKGTYGVTLSTPSGKLSEEVTEGSTRELQLVIKNTGTIPLDNLELNAQNPAQWQLTFAPTKILHLEAGADTTIMATLQVPDKTLAGDYMTNVTVRNNNTNAKADFRITVRTSVLTGWLGLVIILIALGAVYFLIRKYGRR
- a CDS encoding ABC transporter ATP-binding protein yields the protein MEQAIIEIHGLSKTYGSLKAVDNLNLRIQQGEIFGLLGPNGAGKSTTILMLLGLTEPTAGTARICGLDASRNPIPVKRKVGYMPDNVGFYNELSALENLKYIGRLNGIPEHEVETAAKDMLISVGLEAAMHKKAGTYSRGMKQRLGLADVLLKRPEVIILDEPTLGIDPAGVRDFLELIRQLNQEQGITILLSSHHLHQVQQVCSRVGIFVGGQLLAEGSVETLAADLFKADPHVVQVTLQKAATVSENELLQLPGVTKVNVADTAIEISGHADITPDIVRYFVHKGCDVTGVQKRTYGLDEIYQRYFENNIKENEVHNEKSTGLFQRSFFGRFKKR
- a CDS encoding antibiotic biosynthesis monooxygenase family protein; its protein translation is MIALTPAPPYYAVIFTSLRTDVEDGYKDTATLMVELAKTQPGYLGVESARDGVGITVSYWKSLEAIRNWKQQADHIIAQQLGREKWYAQYKTRICLVERDYGFEKE
- a CDS encoding metallophosphoesterase; translated protein: MKRTIVVGDIHGCYHELLTLLEKTGLRDEDLLISVGDLVDRGNKSREVWKYFMDRPNTITLMGNHERKHLQGVLNYAQEIVKVQMGNEYPQFLAWAMTLPYYYETDEAIIVHAAMEHDLPLHEQRQDILSGTTSGERHLEKKYSNQHTELENPVKAHWTDHYTGKKPVIYGHSVSGDLPRIVNNTYGIDTGACHGGYLTAIELPGFIIHQVKVTQDHWKAQIAEWQLPVLKSKDWDNMEISAIHKEIAGRAYKASPAVQEFLHEKKSYLALLDLSLTQMKAQLDLFAITHKDHLHEFPFKTFLYKSRSGTLTLADLRKSLHTPARITQLQHLLSDSILIGHSHRQ
- the xth gene encoding exodeoxyribonuclease III; protein product: MKIATYNVNGVNGHLAVLLRWLKETAPDVACLQELKAPQEKFPEEAILEAGYTAIWHGQKSWNGVAILSRIGKPEEVRRALPGDPEDLHSRYIEAVINGITIACLYLPNGNPAPGPKYEYKLAWFKRLHAHAQELMASGKPVIILGDYNVIPTEKDVYKPASWVNDALFLPQTREAFEELKAQGWTDAMRKMYPDETIYTFYDYFRNAYGRNAGLRIDHFLVSPDIEKRLIAGGVDKEVRGWEKTSDHCPVWITIKD